The Candidatus Zixiibacteriota bacterium genomic sequence ATCGGCGCACCTCGAACAACGACCGTTACCCTGTCCGCCGGTAGTTCTTCAACCAGCACACGGTCGAAGAACAGTTCGCCGGTGTTGTCCGCGATCAGCCAGATTTTATCGGATTTCTCGATCTTCTCCATCAACAACCCGGAATCATCGACCGCAAACGGCTGACTCAGGCTTCTTTCGACCAGTTCCCGAACGCGCTCCTCATTGACCTCATCCATCCGAAACATACCGAAATCGATGATATTTCCGGCTACCGAGAGATTGAGCGCGGTCCGCAAAGGGGTCGGTGAATCGGCCACGATCTTCTTCAATTCGGGATACAACTTTTTGCCGATCTGGTTGGAGATCCGCTTGTGTTCGATATAGGCGTCCTCCACATCCAGAATCTTTTTGACCACAGCCTCGACATCGCGTCGCACCGCCACCGGCGGACGGCTGAAGGGAACCTCGGAGATCAAAGCCAGCATCTCGCGGATAGCTCTCTCCTGGATCTCTTCATCGTCGGTGGCCCTGCGGACAACATCGATCGCCTGCCGGACCTTGCAGGATATACATTCCAGGCTGGTTTTCATCGCAACATACTCCTCTATTTCAGTCAGACAGTCAAAGCTACTGCGCAGGGACGGTTTGTCAAGCCGATTCTGAAAAGTCGGCCCGCCTGTATGTTTACGTTAACAAACCTCAAACATAAATGGAGATCAAAATCAGGAAACGTCTTGACTTCAAATACATAGTTAGATATCATGTTCCATGAGGATACGTGCGAGCCGGCAGTAAAATTCGGTATCATTCTCGCAGATATTGCTTCACATGAATGCAAC encodes the following:
- a CDS encoding DUF89 family protein, coding for MKTSLECISCKVRQAIDVVRRATDDEEIQERAIREMLALISEVPFSRPPVAVRRDVEAVVKKILDVEDAYIEHKRISNQIGKKLYPELKKIVADSPTPLRTALNLSVAGNIIDFGMFRMDEVNEERVRELVERSLSQPFAVDDSGLLMEKIEKSDKIWLIADNTGELFFDRVLVEELPADRVTVVVRGAPILNDATVADAEETGLTGIVNVIADGYDSPALMLDYCDPKVRDGFFEADLVISKGQGNYEALSHVEREIFFLLMVKCEVVAQDISANLGDIVIKRCDD